One genomic window of Sphingobacterium oryzagri includes the following:
- a CDS encoding BtrH N-terminal domain-containing protein produces the protein MQLDFEHHITAHCENGVASNLLKNKGLPISEPMVFGIGSGLFYVYLPFLKVNHAPGLSYRPAPGWIFNRLAKRLGIKIKRQKFSSRQKAQDVLDDNLKKNIPSGLQVGVYHLPYFPEDYRFHFNAHNLVVYGKEGDNYLISDPTMEEVHRLSSAELEKVRFAKGVLAPKGHIYYPLYIPETIDWQTAITKAIKKTCNDMLAPVPIIGVRGMRMVARAIRKWPSKVGVKKANYYLAQMVRMQEEIGTGGGGFRYIYSAFLQEAGKKINNDALLVLSEEMTTIGDRWRDFAVDASRVYKKRSNQEDVYNKLANDLLHLADLEEAFFKKLKKSV, from the coding sequence ATGCAACTGGATTTTGAACACCATATTACGGCACACTGTGAAAACGGGGTGGCGTCAAATTTGTTAAAAAATAAAGGATTACCCATTAGCGAACCCATGGTGTTCGGTATTGGATCGGGCCTTTTCTACGTGTATCTACCTTTTTTGAAAGTTAATCACGCGCCCGGCCTAAGCTATCGGCCTGCTCCCGGATGGATCTTTAACCGCCTGGCTAAACGGCTGGGTATAAAGATAAAGCGACAGAAATTTAGCAGCAGACAGAAAGCACAGGACGTGCTGGATGACAACTTGAAAAAAAATATTCCAAGTGGCCTACAGGTCGGCGTGTATCATTTGCCGTACTTTCCGGAAGATTACCGCTTTCATTTCAATGCCCACAACCTGGTTGTTTATGGCAAAGAAGGAGACAACTACCTGATCAGCGACCCGACGATGGAAGAAGTACACCGGCTCAGCTCTGCCGAGCTGGAGAAAGTGCGGTTTGCGAAGGGCGTTTTAGCACCTAAAGGACACATTTACTACCCGCTCTACATTCCGGAGACGATAGATTGGCAAACTGCCATTACCAAAGCGATAAAAAAGACCTGTAACGATATGTTGGCACCTGTGCCTATCATCGGGGTGCGGGGTATGCGCATGGTGGCGCGTGCTATTCGTAAATGGCCGAGCAAAGTCGGTGTAAAAAAAGCAAACTATTACCTCGCGCAAATGGTTCGTATGCAAGAAGAAATCGGGACGGGAGGCGGTGGTTTTCGCTACATTTATTCGGCATTTTTGCAGGAAGCAGGCAAAAAGATCAATAATGATGCTTTGCTGGTGCTCTCCGAAGAGATGACAACTATTGGCGATCGCTGGCGAGATTTCGCTGTTGATGCCTCTCGGGTATACAAAAAGCGAAGCAACCAGGAGGATGTTTACAACAAGCTCGCTAACGATCTTCTTCACCTAGCAGATTTGGAAGAAGCATTCTTCAAGAAATTGAAAAAATCAGTGTGA
- a CDS encoding beta-ketoacyl-ACP synthase III has product MKVSNMNEVYINKIAKFLPNAPVNNDDMETFLGKINDKESKARRIVLRNNGIKTRYYALTEAGVPTHSNAQLTAEAVNGLFDVDFGPQDVELLSCGTSSPDFLMPSHAVMVHGELGNRNLEINSAAGNCCAGMNALKYGYMSVKSGNSKNAVCTGSERMSSWMVADHFSKEVENLRQLEEQPIIGFNKDFLRWMLSDGAGAFLLENEPKGNLSLRIDWMEGYSYAHELDVCMYAGADKTADGTLKSFSDYTSEEWLSKSIFAVKQDTKLLDKYILVKGVESMKNAMDKHGISPADIDYLLPHVSSHYFVDGLYKGFAAAGIEVAREKWFTNLRDVGNVGAGSVYLMLDELVQSGRLVKGQRIMLCVPESARFTYAYAFLTVC; this is encoded by the coding sequence ATGAAGGTATCTAACATGAATGAAGTTTATATAAATAAGATAGCTAAATTTTTGCCCAATGCTCCCGTAAATAATGATGACATGGAGACCTTTTTGGGAAAGATTAATGATAAAGAATCGAAGGCGCGGCGAATTGTTTTGCGCAACAACGGCATAAAAACACGGTATTATGCGCTTACCGAAGCCGGTGTGCCTACCCACAGCAATGCACAGCTGACGGCAGAAGCTGTCAATGGTTTATTTGATGTAGATTTTGGTCCGCAAGATGTCGAGCTCCTTTCATGTGGCACCTCATCACCCGATTTTCTTATGCCATCACACGCCGTTATGGTTCATGGCGAGCTGGGCAATCGCAATCTGGAAATAAACTCGGCTGCGGGCAATTGCTGTGCAGGTATGAATGCACTAAAGTACGGCTACATGTCTGTAAAATCAGGCAATAGCAAGAATGCCGTTTGCACCGGTTCCGAAAGAATGTCTTCCTGGATGGTCGCCGACCATTTTAGCAAAGAAGTGGAAAATCTGCGGCAGCTCGAAGAGCAGCCCATCATCGGTTTCAACAAAGATTTTTTACGCTGGATGTTGTCTGATGGCGCAGGTGCATTTTTGTTGGAAAACGAGCCAAAAGGCAATTTATCGTTGCGTATCGACTGGATGGAAGGGTATTCTTATGCACACGAACTGGACGTTTGTATGTATGCAGGCGCGGATAAAACAGCTGATGGAACCCTAAAATCTTTTTCAGACTACACGTCCGAAGAATGGTTGTCCAAATCGATTTTTGCCGTAAAGCAAGATACCAAGTTGCTGGATAAATATATTTTGGTGAAAGGCGTGGAAAGCATGAAAAATGCGATGGATAAGCACGGTATTTCACCAGCTGATATTGACTATTTGCTGCCCCATGTTTCGTCACATTATTTTGTGGATGGCCTTTACAAAGGTTTTGCAGCGGCAGGCATCGAAGTGGCGCGTGAAAAATGGTTTACCAATTTGCGCGACGTAGGCAATGTAGGCGCAGGCTCGGTTTATCTTATGCTGGACGAGCTTGTACAGTCAGGCCGCTTGGTAAAAGGGCAACGCATCATGCTTTGTGTGCCTGAAAGTGCCCGGTTCACGTATGCATATGCGTTCTTAACCGTCTGCTAA
- a CDS encoding phosphopantetheine-binding protein: MNKVSIHQKINEILIEEFEVDEEVINPDASLKESLDLDSLDYVDLVVIIESNFGVKLVEADFAEMVTFQDFYDVIERKIAAKN; encoded by the coding sequence ATGAATAAGGTGAGTATACATCAGAAGATAAACGAAATATTGATCGAGGAGTTTGAGGTGGATGAGGAGGTTATCAATCCCGATGCATCGCTCAAAGAGTCGCTTGACTTAGATAGTTTAGATTATGTTGATTTGGTGGTTATTATCGAGTCTAATTTTGGCGTAAAGCTGGTGGAAGCCGATTTTGCAGAAATGGTTACATTTCAGGATTTTTACGATGTGATCGAACGTAAAATCGCCGCAAAAAACTAA
- a CDS encoding beta-ketoacyl-[acyl-carrier-protein] synthase family protein, giving the protein MSKRVVITGMGIYSCIGTNLNEVRQSLFEGRSGIVVDQGRLDFGFKSPLTGMVPTPDLKKVLSRRQRISMGEESEYAYLATIEALGNAQLSEADVLQREVGILYGNDSVSKAVIDATDIAREKKDTQLIGSGAIFKSMNSTVTMNLATIFGLSGVNMTISAACASGSHAIGLGFMFIQQGLQDLIICGGAQEINPYAMASFDGLGVFATDIEHPASASRPFDKKRTGLVPSGGAATIILESYESAIARGAPIIAEVLGYGFSSNGGHISTPNIDGPAKAMRRALAQANIAADDVDYINAHATSTPIGDANEAKAILEVFGGRPYVSSTKSMTGHECWMAGSSEIVYSTLMMQHGFIAPNINLEEPDDELKELNFVSHTIKQEFDIYLSNSFGFGGTNSALVVKKFNNE; this is encoded by the coding sequence ATGAGTAAACGAGTCGTTATCACCGGAATGGGAATTTATTCCTGCATTGGCACGAATCTAAACGAAGTGCGGCAGTCTCTTTTTGAGGGCAGATCGGGCATCGTAGTTGATCAGGGGCGACTTGATTTTGGTTTTAAATCACCATTGACGGGTATGGTGCCTACGCCTGACCTGAAAAAGGTATTGAGCAGGCGGCAGCGCATCAGTATGGGCGAAGAATCCGAATACGCTTATCTGGCGACGATCGAAGCCCTGGGAAATGCACAGTTGAGCGAAGCCGATGTGTTGCAGCGTGAAGTCGGCATATTGTATGGCAACGACAGCGTGTCAAAAGCGGTGATTGACGCCACAGATATTGCGCGTGAAAAGAAGGATACGCAACTGATCGGTTCGGGCGCGATATTTAAATCGATGAACTCGACAGTCACCATGAATTTGGCGACCATTTTTGGACTTTCTGGTGTAAACATGACCATCAGTGCTGCCTGTGCTTCAGGTTCTCACGCCATCGGACTGGGCTTCATGTTTATACAGCAAGGTTTACAAGATCTGATCATCTGCGGCGGCGCGCAGGAAATCAATCCTTACGCTATGGCTAGTTTTGATGGATTGGGCGTTTTTGCCACAGACATTGAACACCCCGCGTCGGCTTCCCGACCTTTTGATAAAAAGCGAACCGGGCTGGTGCCGAGTGGTGGTGCCGCCACCATCATTTTAGAAAGTTACGAATCGGCCATAGCACGGGGTGCACCGATTATTGCAGAAGTGCTTGGCTACGGCTTTTCGTCTAATGGCGGGCACATCTCTACGCCGAATATTGACGGTCCGGCAAAAGCTATGCGCCGTGCGCTCGCGCAGGCGAATATCGCGGCCGATGATGTCGATTACATCAATGCTCATGCTACATCTACGCCGATTGGCGACGCCAATGAAGCGAAAGCGATACTGGAGGTGTTTGGTGGGCGGCCTTACGTAAGCTCAACCAAGTCAATGACCGGGCACGAATGCTGGATGGCTGGCTCTTCAGAGATTGTATATTCTACCTTAATGATGCAACATGGCTTTATTGCGCCTAACATCAATTTGGAAGAACCGGACGACGAACTCAAAGAATTAAATTTCGTTTCCCACACGATAAAACAAGAATTTGATATATATTTGTCTAACTCTTTCGGATTTGGGGGTACAAACTCCGCATTGGTAGTCAAGAAATTTAATAATGAATAA
- the fabG gene encoding 3-oxoacyl-ACP reductase FabG, with the protein MKSALVTGGSRGIGRSICQKLAIELGYHVLINYQGNEAAARETLDMVEISGGSGEIIKFDVGNAEEVNAALGAWVEKYPEAVVEVVVNNAGIAKDGLFMWMTPEDWSSVLHISLQGFYNVTNFFIQKMLRKRYGRIINVVSVSGVKGTAGQVNYSAAKAGVIGATKALAQEVAKRNITVNAVAPGFIRTDMTQDMDEKELAKLIPLNRFGEVEEVADLVCFLASSKSGYITGEVININGGIYS; encoded by the coding sequence ATGAAAAGTGCATTAGTAACAGGCGGATCACGGGGCATAGGGCGTTCGATATGTCAGAAATTGGCGATCGAGCTCGGTTATCATGTGCTTATCAATTATCAGGGTAATGAAGCTGCTGCGCGCGAAACCCTTGATATGGTTGAAATAAGCGGTGGTTCTGGCGAAATTATAAAGTTTGACGTAGGCAATGCCGAAGAAGTCAATGCCGCGCTGGGCGCATGGGTAGAAAAGTATCCGGAAGCCGTCGTTGAAGTGGTGGTCAATAATGCCGGAATCGCGAAAGACGGTCTATTTATGTGGATGACACCCGAAGATTGGTCGTCGGTATTACACATCTCGCTGCAAGGATTTTACAATGTAACGAACTTTTTTATTCAAAAAATGTTACGTAAAAGATATGGACGTATTATCAATGTCGTTTCTGTGTCGGGCGTAAAAGGAACAGCTGGCCAGGTAAACTATTCTGCTGCAAAAGCGGGAGTAATCGGCGCAACCAAAGCGCTGGCGCAGGAAGTCGCCAAACGCAACATTACCGTCAATGCGGTGGCGCCCGGATTTATCCGCACCGATATGACGCAAGATATGGACGAAAAAGAGTTGGCCAAGCTTATCCCACTCAACCGTTTTGGAGAAGTGGAGGAGGTGGCTGATTTAGTTTGCTTTCTTGCTTCAAGCAAGTCGGGCTACATCACCGGCGAGGTGATCAATATAAATGGTGGAATCTATTCTTAG